One region of Cloacibacillus sp. An23 genomic DNA includes:
- the fusA gene encoding elongation factor G yields the protein MQGIDLSKVRNIGIAAHIDAGKTTTTERILFYTGRKHKLGETHEGAATMDWMEQERERGITITSAATTCFWHDCLINIIDTPGHVDFTVEVERSMRVLDGAVSVFCAVGGVEPQSETVWRQADKYGVPRIAFVNKMDRVGADFAAVVDQMRKRLGAKAVPIQLPIGVEDGFSGMVDLVNYKAVIYDDTLGTEFHSAEIPPQLEEEAALARMEMLEMLADHDDEMMEMYLEGKDIPVELIKKVIRKSTIALEIVPVMCGSAFKNKGVQPLLDAVVDYLPSPLDMPHVIGVDPDDTSKEIEITASADEPFAALAFKIMVDPFVGRLAFCRIYSGKIESGMSIYNSNTRRRERVGRILRMHANKREEMDGAQAGLIVAIPGLKQVRTGDTLCDEKRPVLLENLIFPEPVISLSVEPMSKADQIKLAKGLEALSEEDPTFRVSVNEDTGQTLISGMGELHLEIIVDRLRREFNVEVKVGRPQVAYREAIRKPARAQGKFVRQSGGKGQYGDVVLEIEPLEDGKGFEWEDRIVGGVVPKEYIPAAQKGVEDALNNGVLGGYPVIGIRVALVDGSYHEVDSSEMAFRIAGSMAIKEALKKADPVLMEPVMNVEVVVPEEYMGDVIGDLSSRRGRVAEMGVRANARIVKAFVPLAEMFGYATDLRSKTSGRASYTMSFDHYEEVPRNVAEELLKA from the coding sequence ATGCAGGGCATCGATTTAAGCAAAGTGCGCAATATAGGAATAGCTGCGCATATAGATGCGGGTAAGACGACGACTACTGAGCGTATCTTGTTCTATACAGGCCGTAAACATAAGCTCGGGGAAACGCACGAAGGCGCCGCGACGATGGACTGGATGGAGCAGGAGCGCGAACGTGGCATCACTATCACTTCGGCCGCGACTACCTGTTTCTGGCACGATTGCCTGATCAATATCATTGATACGCCCGGGCACGTGGACTTTACTGTCGAAGTTGAGCGTTCCATGCGCGTTCTCGACGGTGCCGTTTCTGTATTCTGCGCCGTCGGAGGAGTCGAGCCTCAGTCGGAAACGGTATGGCGCCAGGCGGACAAGTACGGTGTGCCCAGGATAGCGTTCGTCAACAAAATGGACAGAGTCGGCGCCGACTTCGCCGCTGTCGTAGACCAGATGCGTAAACGCCTTGGCGCCAAGGCTGTGCCGATCCAGCTTCCGATAGGCGTGGAGGACGGATTCTCTGGCATGGTGGACCTTGTGAATTATAAGGCGGTCATTTACGACGATACGCTCGGAACCGAATTCCACAGCGCTGAGATCCCGCCGCAGCTCGAAGAGGAAGCCGCTCTCGCCCGCATGGAAATGCTCGAGATGCTGGCCGACCATGACGACGAAATGATGGAAATGTACCTTGAAGGCAAGGATATCCCCGTCGAGCTCATCAAGAAGGTCATCAGAAAATCCACGATAGCCCTCGAAATAGTCCCCGTTATGTGCGGCTCCGCATTTAAGAATAAAGGCGTACAGCCGCTGCTTGACGCTGTCGTCGATTATCTTCCGAGTCCTCTCGATATGCCTCACGTAATAGGCGTGGATCCCGACGACACCTCTAAAGAAATAGAGATAACCGCGTCTGCGGACGAACCCTTTGCCGCTCTTGCGTTTAAAATCATGGTTGACCCGTTTGTCGGACGCCTCGCGTTCTGCCGTATATACTCCGGCAAGATAGAAAGCGGTATGTCAATCTACAACTCCAACACGAGACGCCGCGAAAGAGTCGGACGCATCCTCCGTATGCACGCCAACAAGAGAGAGGAAATGGACGGGGCTCAGGCTGGGCTTATCGTCGCTATTCCCGGTCTAAAGCAGGTCCGCACCGGCGACACGCTCTGCGATGAAAAGCGCCCGGTTCTCCTCGAGAACCTGATCTTCCCCGAGCCTGTTATCTCTCTCTCCGTCGAACCGATGAGCAAGGCGGATCAGATAAAACTTGCCAAGGGGCTCGAGGCCCTCTCCGAAGAGGACCCGACCTTCCGTGTCTCGGTCAACGAGGATACCGGTCAGACTCTTATCAGCGGTATGGGCGAGCTTCACCTTGAGATAATCGTCGACCGTCTCCGCAGGGAGTTCAACGTCGAGGTCAAAGTTGGCCGTCCGCAGGTCGCTTACCGCGAAGCCATACGCAAGCCTGCGAGAGCTCAGGGCAAGTTCGTAAGACAGTCCGGCGGTAAAGGGCAGTACGGAGATGTGGTGCTCGAAATCGAGCCGCTCGAGGACGGCAAAGGCTTCGAGTGGGAAGACAGGATCGTCGGCGGCGTGGTGCCGAAGGAATATATCCCCGCTGCTCAGAAGGGCGTCGAGGACGCGCTGAACAACGGCGTACTCGGCGGCTATCCGGTCATCGGAATCAGAGTCGCGCTCGTCGACGGAAGTTATCACGAGGTTGACAGCTCCGAAATGGCCTTCCGCATAGCCGGCTCCATGGCGATCAAGGAAGCTCTGAAGAAGGCCGATCCGGTCCTTATGGAACCTGTTATGAACGTCGAAGTCGTTGTCCCGGAAGAATACATGGGCGACGTTATCGGAGACCTTTCGTCGCGCCGCGGCAGAGTAGCTGAGATGGGCGTACGCGCCAACGCACGCATCGTCAAGGCATTCGTCCCGCTCGCGGAGATGTTCGGCTACGCGACGGACCTGAGAAGCAAAACTTCAGGGCGCGCTTCCTATACGATGAGCTTCGACCATTATGAAGAAGTACCGCGCA
- the rpsG gene encoding 30S ribosomal protein S7: MPRKGHVKKRVTPPDSIYGNPSVTKFINCLMMGGKKSTAERILYGALELAGSRLNMEPGEVFEKAMTNVRPLVEVRPRRVGGATYQVPVEVKPDRAQALAIRWIISYSRSRKGIPMVERLAREFGDACKGEGGSVKKREDTHRMAEANRAFAHYRW, translated from the coding sequence ATGCCGCGTAAAGGTCATGTAAAAAAACGTGTAACGCCGCCCGATTCCATCTATGGCAATCCGTCTGTGACGAAGTTCATCAACTGTCTCATGATGGGCGGAAAGAAGAGCACCGCCGAGCGTATACTCTACGGTGCGCTGGAATTGGCCGGAAGCCGGCTGAATATGGAGCCCGGCGAAGTATTTGAAAAAGCGATGACGAACGTCCGCCCGTTGGTGGAAGTCCGTCCAAGGCGCGTCGGCGGAGCCACGTACCAGGTCCCCGTCGAAGTGAAGCCCGACAGGGCGCAGGCGCTGGCGATCAGATGGATCATCAGCTACTCTCGTTCCCGCAAGGGCATTCCGATGGTCGAGCGTCTCGCGAGAGAGTTCGGCGACGCCTGCAAGGGTGAGGGCGGTTCTGTAAAGAAGCGCGAGGACACTCACCGTATGGCTGAAGCCAACCGTGCCTTCGCTCATTACCGTTGGTAG
- the rpsL gene encoding 30S ribosomal protein S12: MPTINQLIHTGREEKRRRSSAPALQENPQRRGVCTRVYTVTPKKPNSALRKVARVRLTNGIEVTAYIPGVGHNLQEHSVVLVRGGRVKDLPGVRYHIIRGTLDCGGVENRRQSRSLYGARRPK; this comes from the coding sequence TTGCCAACAATTAATCAGCTCATTCACACGGGCAGGGAAGAGAAGAGGCGCCGTTCCAGCGCTCCTGCGCTCCAGGAAAATCCCCAGCGCCGCGGCGTTTGCACCCGCGTATACACAGTTACGCCTAAGAAGCCGAACTCGGCTCTTCGCAAGGTCGCGCGTGTCCGTCTTACGAACGGTATAGAGGTTACCGCCTATATCCCCGGAGTAGGGCACAATCTTCAGGAGCACTCTGTCGTGCTTGTGCGCGGCGGTCGTGTAAAAGACCTGCCGGGCGTCCGTTATCACATAATCAGAGGCACGCTCGACTGCGGTGGAGTCGAAAACCGCCGTCAGAGCCGTTCGCTCTATGGTGCGCGTAGGCCGAAGTAG